A part of Geothrix oryzae genomic DNA contains:
- a CDS encoding protoporphyrinogen/coproporphyrinogen oxidase, with amino-acid sequence MSTLILGGGVTGLAAAWHLQQRGEAVEVWEAGATVGGWMKTLPWEGGHFETGPQGVLWQKGTAVDRLFSAIDLPFKSPGTGARWVGKGGRLIPVPASPVGLMTSPLMPLGAKLRMMLEPFQPVRPGEPEEGLSAFITRRLGKGVATELLPSMIAGVLAAPAEILSVDAIPKLRQWEATGSLVNGIRKGGVSHMVVPEGGMGQLPIRLAAKLASVRAGLRAERLEALPDGRWRASGGGEIREADRVVLALPAYEAAILLGSAAPQSAEALAAIPYTSVDLWHSRHAPLPALKDSFGFLIHPPEGRGYLGSLVPSWMDPQSAPEGLMQLRSFIGGAFGKPADLETWEGIQARLKFWIPSLGEPVATRHERAERAIPRPELGHRARVKMAVEGLPAGLDWLSNARFGPGVRDILEGLETWVA; translated from the coding sequence CTTGGCACCTGCAGCAGCGCGGCGAGGCCGTGGAGGTCTGGGAGGCTGGGGCCACCGTGGGCGGCTGGATGAAGACCCTGCCCTGGGAGGGCGGACATTTCGAGACCGGGCCCCAGGGCGTGCTGTGGCAGAAGGGCACGGCGGTGGACCGCCTCTTCAGCGCCATCGACCTGCCGTTCAAGTCGCCCGGCACCGGCGCCCGCTGGGTGGGGAAGGGCGGGCGGCTCATCCCCGTGCCCGCCTCGCCGGTGGGGCTGATGACATCGCCGCTGATGCCCCTGGGCGCCAAGCTCCGCATGATGCTGGAGCCCTTCCAGCCCGTGCGGCCGGGGGAGCCGGAGGAGGGCCTCAGCGCCTTCATCACGCGGCGCCTGGGCAAGGGCGTGGCCACGGAGCTGCTGCCGTCCATGATCGCGGGGGTGCTGGCCGCGCCTGCGGAGATCCTGTCCGTGGACGCCATCCCCAAGCTGCGCCAGTGGGAGGCCACGGGCAGCCTGGTGAACGGCATCCGCAAGGGCGGCGTAAGCCACATGGTGGTGCCCGAAGGGGGCATGGGCCAGCTGCCCATCCGTCTCGCCGCCAAGCTGGCGTCCGTGCGCGCAGGCCTTCGCGCCGAGCGGCTGGAGGCTCTGCCGGACGGTCGCTGGCGCGCGAGCGGCGGCGGCGAAATCCGCGAAGCCGATCGGGTGGTGCTGGCGCTGCCCGCCTATGAAGCCGCCATCCTGCTGGGCTCCGCGGCTCCGCAAAGCGCCGAGGCCCTGGCGGCCATCCCCTACACCTCCGTGGATCTCTGGCACAGCCGCCATGCGCCGCTGCCGGCCCTGAAGGACAGTTTCGGCTTCCTCATCCATCCCCCCGAAGGCCGCGGATACCTGGGTTCCCTGGTGCCGTCCTGGATGGATCCCCAGAGCGCGCCGGAGGGGCTCATGCAGCTCCGCAGCTTCATCGGCGGCGCCTTCGGCAAGCCCGCGGACCTCGAGACCTGGGAGGGCATCCAGGCGCGGCTGAAGTTCTGGATTCCCAGCCTCGGCGAGCCCGTGGCCACGCGCCATGAGCGCGCGGAACGCGCCATCCCGCGTCCCGAGCTGGGCCACCGGGCCCGGGTGAAGATGGCGGTCGAAGGCCTGCCCGCCGGCCTCGACTGGCTCAGCAACGCCCGCTTCGGCCCCGGCGTGCGGGACATCCTCGAAGGCCTGGAAACCTGGGTGGCCTGA
- a CDS encoding DUF2914 domain-containing protein, with protein MRQAFLLPLLASAALVAQAPEAKASAEIKVGTGIEKMELQGEAASFKVAAGTKLYAWTKVAGAADSTITVAFAKGERTTKLELKVPRSPYRTNAYRTFRKGDEGAWTVKVLAADGTELGSASFSVEIE; from the coding sequence ATGCGTCAGGCCTTCCTCCTTCCCCTCCTCGCCTCGGCGGCGCTCGTCGCCCAGGCCCCTGAAGCCAAGGCCTCTGCCGAGATCAAGGTCGGCACCGGCATCGAAAAGATGGAACTGCAGGGCGAAGCCGCCTCCTTCAAAGTGGCCGCCGGCACGAAGCTCTACGCCTGGACCAAGGTCGCCGGCGCCGCCGACAGCACCATCACCGTGGCGTTCGCGAAGGGCGAGCGCACTACCAAACTGGAGCTGAAGGTGCCGCGCTCGCCCTATCGCACGAACGCCTACCGCACCTTCCGCAAGGGCGACGAGGGCGCGTGGACAGTGAAGGTCCTGGCCGCGGATGGCACGGAACTCGGCTCGGCGTCCTTCTCGGTCGAGATCGAGTAG
- the dnaX gene encoding DNA polymerase III subunit gamma/tau: MSTLALKYRPRLLSDLVGQEGSVKALANALKRAKESGRIHQAYLFAGVRGTGKTSTARILARALNCAEGPTATPCGVCDPCRAAEQPDSSLDIVEIDAASRASVADARALREQVQTRPAFCRYRIYIIDEVHMLSTEAFNALLKVIEEPPPHAIFVLATTELQDVPDTIKSRVQIFPFRLIPVGLIEGRLRHVCEHEGVEVEAGSLRLVAEAGQGSMRDALTILDRVIAAGDGKVLEEAVREQLGIVSAHLVQGVLSALVIGDTAALVEACRELNEQGADWATFWRELVLAFRDRLEAEARAARGPQDLLRWARMLNLLLSRERDLRDSSLPRVVVELALLTAAQLPHLAPLDALVSGAYGAGAPPRPSSPPAGPPPVPSRAPQAAPAPEGPRRPAPAPTSTPAASFPARPAPASVPSPARAQAPVPAGAPAPPQLRVACSEALRQVPGLRALGTAPQMATDLRWEPPVLHFRFPGNVRQTLQDLEREKTNPHVLAALAAVLPGLRELEISFEGGSAGETQGDRPEDRLRREPAFQELLRLSGGEVLEIRRES, translated from the coding sequence ATGAGCACCCTCGCCCTCAAATACCGCCCCCGCCTGCTATCCGACCTTGTGGGACAGGAAGGTAGTGTGAAGGCGCTGGCCAACGCCCTGAAGCGGGCCAAGGAGAGCGGCCGCATCCATCAGGCCTACCTCTTCGCGGGGGTGCGCGGCACGGGCAAGACCAGCACGGCGCGCATCCTGGCCCGGGCCCTGAACTGCGCCGAAGGCCCCACCGCCACGCCCTGCGGGGTCTGCGATCCCTGCCGCGCCGCCGAGCAGCCCGACAGCAGCCTGGACATCGTCGAGATCGACGCCGCCAGCCGGGCCTCCGTGGCCGACGCCCGGGCCCTCCGGGAGCAGGTGCAGACGCGGCCGGCCTTCTGTCGCTACCGGATCTACATCATCGACGAAGTGCACATGCTCAGCACCGAGGCCTTCAATGCCCTGCTGAAGGTCATCGAGGAGCCGCCGCCCCACGCCATCTTCGTGCTGGCGACCACGGAACTGCAGGATGTGCCCGACACCATCAAGAGCCGCGTCCAGATCTTCCCGTTCCGCCTGATTCCCGTGGGTCTCATCGAAGGCCGCCTCCGGCATGTCTGCGAGCACGAGGGTGTGGAGGTGGAGGCCGGCAGCCTGCGGCTGGTGGCCGAGGCGGGCCAGGGCTCCATGCGCGATGCGCTGACCATCCTCGATCGCGTCATTGCCGCCGGCGATGGGAAGGTGCTGGAGGAGGCCGTCCGGGAGCAGCTGGGCATCGTCAGCGCCCACCTGGTGCAGGGCGTCCTGTCGGCCCTGGTCATCGGCGACACGGCGGCCCTGGTGGAGGCCTGCCGCGAGCTGAACGAACAGGGCGCCGACTGGGCCACCTTCTGGCGCGAGCTGGTGCTGGCCTTCCGCGACCGCCTGGAAGCAGAAGCCCGAGCCGCCCGGGGCCCCCAGGACCTGCTGCGCTGGGCGCGGATGCTGAACCTGCTGCTGAGCCGGGAGCGCGACCTGCGGGACAGCAGCCTGCCCCGCGTGGTGGTGGAGCTGGCCCTTCTCACGGCGGCGCAGCTGCCGCACTTGGCCCCCCTGGATGCCCTCGTCTCCGGGGCCTACGGGGCCGGAGCGCCGCCGCGGCCTTCGAGCCCGCCCGCCGGGCCGCCGCCGGTCCCTTCCCGGGCCCCCCAGGCCGCGCCGGCGCCTGAGGGGCCTCGCAGGCCCGCACCGGCCCCCACATCAACTCCCGCGGCCAGCTTCCCGGCCCGCCCAGCCCCAGCTTCCGTCCCTTCTCCTGCCCGCGCCCAGGCGCCAGTTCCCGCGGGCGCACCGGCCCCCCCCCAGCTGCGGGTGGCCTGCAGCGAGGCGCTCCGTCAGGTGCCCGGCCTCCGGGCTCTCGGCACGGCGCCCCAGATGGCCACCGATCTCCGCTGGGAGCCGCCGGTGCTGCACTTCCGGTTCCCGGGCAATGTGCGGCAGACCCTCCAGGACCTCGAGCGGGAAAAGACCAATCCCCATGTCCTGGCGGCGCTGGCGGCCGTGCTCCCGGGCTTGAGGGAGCTGGAGATCAGCTTCGAGGGCGGGTCCGCCGGAGAAACCCAAGGCGACCGGCCCGAGGACCGTCTGCGGCGGGAACCCGCCTTCCAGGAGCTGCTGCGCCTCAGCGGGGGCGAGGTGCTGGAAATCCGGCGGGAGAGCTAA
- a CDS encoding DUF481 domain-containing protein, giving the protein MRTGPLLMLIPAALLPLAAQEEAVPKRPWSDKAALSYVAVGGNASSQSLGFSNEFKYTWTDAAFAFNAGGVRVATTTVGRSALGPSLAAATVLETRTTQTSTETYFANLRYDHNLTEHLQWFGSAGWERNLPAGLEARYTGLVGLGHWWLKEDRTKFFTDAGVGYTRETQVFRPAGTEDGFSTFRLGAKFEKKLFAASTFISELNLSDSFKDTQNYLAVWRNGFTTTLSSRLALKVGYDITYKNKPASVGVDVVQTPVATPPVVLGQVPFQLKKTDTVFTTSLVITF; this is encoded by the coding sequence ATGCGCACCGGGCCTTTGCTGATGCTTATTCCAGCGGCGCTGCTGCCCCTGGCGGCCCAGGAGGAAGCCGTTCCCAAGCGGCCCTGGTCGGACAAGGCCGCCCTGAGCTATGTGGCCGTGGGCGGGAACGCCTCGAGCCAGAGCCTCGGCTTCTCCAACGAGTTCAAGTACACCTGGACCGATGCGGCCTTCGCGTTCAACGCCGGGGGCGTGCGCGTGGCCACCACCACCGTGGGCCGCAGCGCCCTCGGGCCGAGTCTGGCGGCAGCCACGGTCCTGGAGACCCGCACCACCCAGACCAGCACGGAGACCTATTTCGCCAACCTCCGCTACGACCACAACCTCACGGAGCATCTCCAGTGGTTCGGATCCGCCGGCTGGGAGCGCAACCTCCCCGCGGGCCTGGAAGCGCGGTACACGGGGCTGGTGGGGCTCGGCCACTGGTGGCTCAAGGAGGACCGCACCAAGTTCTTCACGGACGCCGGCGTGGGCTACACCAGGGAGACCCAGGTGTTCCGCCCCGCGGGAACGGAGGACGGGTTCAGCACTTTCCGGTTGGGCGCCAAGTTCGAGAAGAAGCTCTTCGCCGCATCGACCTTCATCTCGGAACTGAACCTCTCCGACAGCTTCAAGGACACCCAGAACTACCTGGCGGTCTGGCGGAACGGCTTCACCACGACCCTGTCCTCCCGGCTCGCCCTGAAGGTGGGCTACGACATCACCTACAAGAACAAGCCCGCCTCTGTGGGGGTGGATGTGGTGCAGACGCCCGTGGCCACGCCGCCGGTGGTCCTCGGCCAGGTGCCCTTCCAGCTCAAGAAGACCGACACCGTGTTCACCACCTCCCTGGTGATCACCTTCTGA
- a CDS encoding MoaD/ThiS family protein, which translates to MITVKCFARYRALLGFSELRLPLAPTLGDLLADPRFADLPKDALLALNQSFADRTAPLTEGDEVALMPPVSGG; encoded by the coding sequence ATGATCACGGTCAAATGCTTCGCCCGCTATCGCGCCCTGCTGGGGTTCAGCGAACTCCGACTGCCCCTCGCCCCCACCCTGGGCGATCTCCTGGCGGATCCCCGCTTCGCGGACCTTCCCAAGGACGCCCTGCTGGCCCTGAACCAGAGCTTCGCGGACCGCACGGCGCCGCTGACGGAGGGTGACGAGGTGGCCCTGATGCCACCGGTGTCGGGGGGGTGA
- a CDS encoding SPL family radical SAM protein, which yields MTPLPLPSDPPPLFQNLLVEPEEARSILRPQKDDRYGFGFALSPYRGCGHGCRYCYVRDYPNALHKPEDWGEWVAPKLNAPELLWSQRHRLHGERVFMASATDPYQPLEREYRLTRRCLEVLLLCPTTEVIVHTRSPMVLQDLELLRAFGDRLTVGLSIPTDDDTVRQTVEPHAPAIPSRWAAVERLAAAGIGVTVAVAPLMAVHAPQAFARRARTSGASNAWVGRLRLLKQDPFYKVLADHGWLKVLDPTYAEGIRQAFAETFPTRRRPREKAEKPAPPPPPPVCQPGLFDRVG from the coding sequence ATGACGCCCTTGCCGCTTCCGTCGGATCCGCCGCCCCTCTTCCAGAACCTGCTGGTGGAGCCGGAGGAGGCCAGGTCCATCCTGCGTCCCCAGAAGGACGACCGGTACGGCTTCGGATTCGCCCTCAGCCCCTATCGCGGCTGTGGGCATGGGTGTCGCTACTGCTATGTGCGGGACTACCCCAACGCCCTGCACAAGCCTGAAGACTGGGGCGAATGGGTCGCCCCGAAGCTGAATGCGCCGGAGCTGCTCTGGTCCCAGCGGCACCGGCTCCATGGCGAGCGGGTGTTCATGGCCTCGGCCACGGATCCCTACCAGCCCCTGGAGCGGGAATACCGGCTGACCCGCCGCTGCCTGGAGGTGCTGCTGCTCTGTCCCACCACCGAGGTGATCGTCCACACCCGTTCGCCCATGGTGCTGCAGGATCTGGAACTGCTGCGGGCCTTCGGAGACCGGCTGACCGTGGGCCTCTCCATCCCCACCGATGACGACACCGTCCGCCAGACGGTGGAGCCGCACGCCCCGGCCATCCCCAGCCGCTGGGCCGCGGTGGAACGCCTGGCGGCGGCGGGCATCGGTGTGACGGTGGCGGTGGCCCCCCTCATGGCCGTGCATGCGCCCCAGGCATTTGCCCGCCGGGCCCGCACCAGCGGTGCCTCCAATGCCTGGGTGGGCCGCCTGCGCCTGCTGAAGCAGGATCCCTTCTACAAGGTGCTGGCGGACCATGGCTGGCTGAAGGTGCTGGACCCCACCTATGCCGAAGGCATCCGCCAGGCCTTCGCCGAGACCTTCCCGACCCGCCGCCGGCCCCGGGAGAAGGCGGAGAAGCCCGCACCGCCACCGCCGCCTCCCGTCTGCCAGCCTGGGTTGTTTGACCGGGTGGGCTGA
- the gltB gene encoding glutamate synthase large subunit, whose product MPHASRNEHAACGVGFIASRTGEACHQILRDALQALRCVEHRGGCAADQVSSDGAGVMADIPFELLGHRPGEIAVASLFMPQDPGRLRRALALFESIFAFFDLDVLAYREVPADPTVLGDDARRTLPSLRQAILRRPAHCRTDASFDKLLYNAKQVLRTKLEEQGITDEFFFASLSARTIVYKALTRAADLDRFYPDLLDPSFITRFALIHRRFSTNTRTSWDKAQPFRLLAHNGEINTIAGNRSRAISREMSIGLKADQLVTHGSISDSGSLNEIAEALLYRSSIPHVEDILAIMLPPAEAEAPFYTFWSRAMEPWDGPAFLVYADGGTVGARLDRNGFRPARWAITDDRFYLASEAGAFPLDEAAVRRKGILHAGTGVKVDLATGRVHFRDPGRSREHRDAAFDPRTTPIGSVPDPAPPEGPVSVFRKTLFTCSREELEKVLYPMVATGKEAIGSMGDTARPNVFSSEPRPFFDYFYQHFAQVTNPPLDYLREGNITDLRVFLGRSPNIFFPKDLIPLSEALELPRPILDLGQMRFLERMQSYRPSESHIIPRTFPMRFRRDDGVAGFHAAVARLAADVLEAVKGGTSVIILSDREASVEQPPIPGLIALRAVVHTLNESGQRLNASIVMHTAEARTSHHLAALISFGASAVCPYLALEIARRDEHPTFGALSADRREQNLVAALESGLLKIMAKCGISVVQSYMSAKLFTAVGLGPELMETFFPQRTSPIGGIGYEDLAGDILRKTGLAAQAGFMDRLLHTHQFRESPHPGQGEHHGMTSARARLLHRLVALDPDTPEARDLYQDYLASLKLDEPINPRHLLALRPDAAPLPLEAVEPVSAILQRFGAGAMSFGAVSAESQRDLILAMEASGGRSNSGEGGENPFYWTDGITASTKQVASARFGVTAEYLISGEELQIKVAQGAKPGEGGQLMRVKVDESIARARFSLPGVDLISPPPLHDIYSIEDLKELIYELRQVHPAAKISVKLVSGTGIGTIAVGVAKAGADIIYVAGGDGGTGAATLGSMKHAGLPWEFGLVEAQGALLENGLRDQVELRVDGGLLTGKDLVTAAILGAEGFEFGKLLLVAEGCVMARICEKNTCPAGIATHDPKFKARYTGSPEAIQHMLIHLAEDARRHLAALGVASLGDLQDRVDLLQVAPDHAAFVHDRKLNLGSLLDPRPPRTGGGPSASASEGVGPLNQRILAEAEAFLEVGGTHHQTHTITTQDRGVLATLAGAVAKRVRERRRRGEDPTVPGTLHLDFTGSAGQGFAAFLTDGLAVRLQGEANDSVAKSMSGGRVVLLPHPRSTYAAEENAILGNGALYGATGGTLLVRGRAGDRFAVRNSGASAVVEGTGHHACEYMTRGAVAILGPVLSNAGAGMTGGCLYLRRTHAERVNQDYLTALPWRPEEEAEFRGLLEQHHAETGSATAAALLEDWPATLQAFSAFVPVAVAAGLKAS is encoded by the coding sequence ATGCCCCACGCATCTCGGAACGAACACGCCGCATGCGGGGTGGGATTCATCGCCTCCCGAACCGGGGAGGCCTGCCACCAGATCCTCCGGGATGCCCTCCAGGCCCTGCGGTGCGTGGAGCACCGGGGCGGCTGCGCGGCCGATCAGGTCAGCAGCGACGGCGCGGGCGTCATGGCCGACATCCCCTTCGAGCTTCTGGGCCACCGGCCCGGCGAGATCGCCGTGGCCAGCCTCTTCATGCCCCAGGATCCCGGTCGTCTGCGCCGCGCCCTCGCGTTGTTCGAGTCCATCTTCGCGTTCTTCGACCTGGATGTGCTGGCCTACCGCGAGGTCCCCGCCGATCCCACGGTGCTGGGCGACGATGCCCGGCGCACCCTGCCCTCCCTGCGGCAGGCCATCCTGCGCCGGCCGGCCCACTGCCGCACGGACGCCTCCTTCGACAAGCTGCTCTACAACGCCAAGCAGGTGCTGCGCACCAAGCTGGAGGAGCAGGGCATCACGGACGAGTTCTTCTTCGCCTCGCTGTCCGCCCGGACCATCGTCTACAAGGCCCTCACCCGCGCGGCGGATCTCGACCGCTTCTACCCGGATCTCTTGGACCCGAGCTTCATCACCCGCTTCGCCCTCATCCACCGCCGCTTCAGCACGAACACCCGCACCTCCTGGGACAAGGCCCAGCCCTTCCGCCTCCTCGCCCACAACGGCGAGATCAACACCATCGCCGGCAACCGCTCCCGCGCCATCTCCCGCGAGATGTCCATCGGGCTCAAGGCCGACCAGCTGGTGACGCATGGCTCCATCAGCGATTCCGGCAGCCTGAACGAGATCGCCGAGGCCCTGCTCTACCGCAGCAGCATCCCGCATGTGGAGGACATCCTCGCCATCATGCTGCCGCCCGCCGAGGCCGAAGCCCCCTTCTACACCTTCTGGAGCCGGGCCATGGAGCCCTGGGACGGCCCCGCCTTCCTGGTCTACGCCGATGGCGGCACTGTGGGGGCGCGGCTCGATCGCAACGGTTTCCGGCCCGCGCGCTGGGCCATCACAGACGACCGGTTCTATCTGGCCTCCGAGGCCGGCGCGTTTCCCTTGGATGAAGCGGCGGTGCGCCGCAAGGGCATCCTCCACGCGGGCACGGGCGTGAAGGTGGACCTGGCCACGGGCCGCGTGCATTTCCGGGATCCGGGCCGTTCGCGGGAGCACCGGGACGCCGCCTTCGACCCCCGCACCACGCCCATCGGCTCGGTTCCCGATCCGGCCCCGCCGGAAGGTCCCGTCAGCGTGTTCCGAAAGACGCTCTTCACCTGCTCCCGCGAGGAGCTGGAGAAGGTCCTCTATCCCATGGTTGCCACCGGCAAGGAGGCCATCGGCTCCATGGGCGACACGGCCCGGCCCAATGTCTTCTCCTCCGAGCCCCGGCCCTTCTTCGACTACTTCTACCAGCACTTCGCGCAGGTCACGAACCCGCCGCTGGACTACCTCCGCGAAGGCAACATCACCGACCTGCGGGTGTTCCTCGGCCGCTCGCCCAACATCTTCTTCCCCAAGGACCTGATCCCGCTGAGCGAGGCCCTGGAACTGCCCCGGCCCATCCTCGACCTCGGGCAGATGCGCTTCCTGGAGCGGATGCAGAGCTACCGGCCCTCCGAATCCCACATCATCCCCCGCACCTTCCCCATGCGCTTCCGCCGCGACGACGGCGTGGCGGGCTTCCACGCCGCCGTCGCGCGGCTGGCGGCCGATGTCCTCGAGGCCGTGAAGGGCGGCACCAGCGTCATCATCCTCAGCGACCGCGAAGCCAGCGTGGAGCAGCCCCCCATCCCGGGCCTCATCGCCCTGCGGGCCGTGGTGCACACCCTCAACGAGTCCGGCCAGCGCCTCAACGCCTCCATCGTCATGCACACGGCCGAGGCCCGGACCTCGCACCACCTCGCCGCCCTCATCAGCTTCGGCGCCTCCGCCGTCTGCCCCTACCTCGCCCTGGAGATCGCACGGCGCGACGAGCACCCGACCTTCGGCGCCCTGAGCGCGGACCGACGCGAGCAGAACCTGGTCGCAGCGCTGGAATCGGGCCTGCTCAAGATCATGGCGAAGTGCGGCATCTCGGTGGTCCAGAGCTACATGAGCGCCAAGCTCTTCACCGCCGTGGGCCTGGGACCGGAGCTGATGGAGACCTTCTTCCCGCAGCGCACCAGCCCCATTGGCGGCATCGGGTACGAGGATCTGGCCGGCGACATCCTGCGGAAGACCGGCCTCGCGGCCCAGGCGGGCTTCATGGACCGCCTGCTGCACACGCACCAGTTCCGGGAATCGCCCCATCCCGGCCAGGGCGAGCACCACGGCATGACCTCGGCCCGGGCGCGGCTGCTCCACCGCCTGGTGGCCCTGGATCCGGACACGCCCGAGGCGCGGGACCTCTACCAGGACTACCTCGCCTCCCTGAAGCTCGACGAGCCCATCAACCCCCGCCACCTCCTGGCCCTGCGCCCGGATGCTGCGCCCCTGCCCCTGGAAGCCGTCGAGCCGGTCTCGGCCATCCTCCAGCGCTTCGGGGCCGGCGCCATGTCCTTCGGGGCCGTCAGCGCCGAGAGCCAGCGCGACCTCATCCTGGCCATGGAGGCCTCGGGGGGCCGCAGCAACAGCGGCGAGGGGGGCGAGAATCCCTTCTACTGGACGGACGGCATCACCGCCTCCACCAAGCAGGTGGCCTCGGCCCGCTTCGGCGTGACGGCGGAGTACCTCATCTCGGGGGAGGAGCTGCAGATCAAGGTGGCCCAGGGGGCCAAGCCCGGCGAGGGCGGCCAGCTCATGCGCGTGAAGGTCGACGAGTCCATCGCCAGGGCCCGGTTCTCCCTGCCCGGGGTGGACCTGATCTCCCCGCCGCCCCTGCACGACATCTACAGCATCGAGGACCTGAAGGAGCTCATCTACGAGCTGCGGCAGGTGCATCCCGCCGCGAAGATCAGCGTGAAGCTCGTCTCGGGCACGGGCATCGGCACCATCGCCGTGGGGGTGGCCAAGGCTGGGGCCGACATCATCTATGTGGCCGGGGGCGACGGCGGCACCGGGGCCGCCACGCTGGGTTCCATGAAGCACGCGGGCCTGCCCTGGGAGTTCGGCCTGGTGGAGGCCCAGGGGGCGCTGCTGGAGAACGGCCTCCGCGACCAGGTGGAACTGCGGGTGGACGGTGGTCTGCTCACGGGCAAGGACCTGGTGACGGCGGCCATCCTCGGCGCCGAGGGCTTCGAGTTCGGGAAGTTGCTGCTGGTGGCCGAAGGCTGCGTGATGGCGCGGATCTGCGAAAAGAACACCTGCCCCGCGGGCATCGCCACCCACGATCCGAAGTTCAAGGCCCGCTACACCGGCAGCCCCGAGGCCATCCAGCACATGCTGATCCACCTGGCGGAGGATGCGCGCCGCCACCTCGCGGCCCTGGGCGTGGCCTCGCTGGGGGATCTCCAGGACCGGGTGGACCTCCTCCAGGTGGCGCCGGACCATGCGGCCTTCGTGCACGACCGGAAGCTCAACCTGGGTTCGCTCCTGGATCCGCGCCCGCCACGAACCGGCGGAGGTCCGTCCGCTTCCGCCTCCGAGGGTGTGGGGCCCCTGAACCAGCGCATCCTGGCGGAGGCCGAAGCCTTCCTGGAAGTGGGGGGCACGCACCACCAGACCCACACCATCACCACCCAGGATCGCGGCGTCCTGGCCACCCTTGCCGGGGCCGTGGCCAAGCGGGTGCGCGAACGCCGCCGGCGGGGCGAGGATCCGACCGTGCCGGGCACCCTGCATCTGGATTTCACCGGCAGCGCGGGCCAAGGATTCGCCGCCTTCCTCACGGACGGGCTGGCGGTCCGGCTGCAGGGCGAAGCCAACGATTCCGTCGCCAAGTCCATGTCCGGCGGGCGCGTGGTCCTCCTCCCGCACCCCCGGTCGACCTACGCCGCCGAAGAGAACGCCATCCTCGGCAACGGCGCCCTCTATGGCGCCACCGGCGGGACGCTGCTGGTCCGCGGCCGGGCCGGAGACCGCTTCGCCGTGCGGAACAGCGGGGCCTCGGCCGTGGTCGAGGGCACCGGCCACCACGCCTGCGAGTACATGACCCGGGGCGCCGTGGCCATCCTCGGCCCCGTGCTCTCCAATGCCGGCGCCGGCATGACCGGCGGTTGCCTCTACCTGCGCCGGACCCACGCGGAAAGGGTGAACCAGGACTACCTCACCGCCCTCCCCTGGCGGCCCGAGGAAGAGGCCGAGTTCCGCGGCCTGCTGGAGCAGCACCACGCCGAAACCGGCAGCGCCACCGCCGCCGCCCTGCTCGAAGACTGGCCCGCCACCCTCCAGGCCTTCAGCGCCTTCGTGCCCGTGGCCGTGGCGGCAGGGCTGAAGGCCAGCTAG
- a CDS encoding DUF421 domain-containing protein, producing the protein MWKLTQPWWEFVLRALLVYGFLLVLLRLTGKRQVGQLAPFDFVMLLVLSNAVQNSMNAGDNTVAGGFILVATLLAVNGVMSWLTWRSKRAETLLEGRPQILIHNGQLDEAMLASERITRHELMAAVRQAGVSDVADVRVAILETNGRINVIPLAPQSPAAP; encoded by the coding sequence ATGTGGAAGCTGACCCAGCCCTGGTGGGAGTTCGTGCTGCGGGCCCTCCTGGTGTACGGCTTCCTCCTGGTGCTGCTGCGCCTCACGGGCAAGCGCCAGGTGGGCCAGCTGGCGCCCTTCGACTTCGTGATGCTCCTGGTGCTGAGCAACGCCGTGCAGAACAGCATGAACGCCGGGGACAACACCGTGGCCGGGGGCTTCATCCTGGTCGCCACCCTCCTGGCGGTGAACGGCGTCATGTCCTGGCTCACCTGGCGCAGCAAGCGGGCGGAGACGCTGCTGGAGGGGCGCCCGCAGATTCTGATCCACAACGGGCAGCTGGACGAGGCCATGCTGGCTTCCGAGCGGATCACCCGCCATGAGCTGATGGCCGCCGTGCGGCAGGCGGGGGTTTCCGATGTGGCCGATGTGCGCGTGGCCATCCTTGAAACCAACGGCCGGATCAATGTGATCCCCCTGGCTCCCCAATCGCCCGCCGCCCCTTGA